Genomic segment of Umezawaea sp. Da 62-37:
CCGGTCCTCACCTCGGCGGTCATCGCCTGGCCAGCCCCTCGCCGACCTGCTCGTACTTCAATCCACAGGCGCAGGTGAACAGCTCGTCCAGCGGCTCGCCGCACTCGCACACCCAGCCGCGCACCTTCGCCGGGTTCCCCGCGACGAACGCGTGCGCGGGCACGCTCCTGGTGATGACCGAACCGGCCGCGGCGAAGGCGAACGCGCCGATCGTCGTGCCGCACACCACGACCGTTCCCGCGCCGAGCGTGGCACCGGACTCGACGCGCGTCGGCAGCAGCGCCTCCGGGCCCTTCTTCACGTGGGCGCGCGGCCGGAGGTCGTTGGTGAACACCACGTTCGGGCCGAGGAACACGTCGTCGCCGGTCGTCACGCCGTCGAACACCAGCACGGCGTTCTTCACCGTGACCCGGTCGCCGAGCACCGCGCCGCCCTCGACGAAGGCGTGGTCGCAGATGTTGCAGTCCGCGCCG
This window contains:
- a CDS encoding acyltransferase; its protein translation is MSDEVEVHPLGLCESDAVGPRTRVWAWAHVLPGAVVGADCNICDHAFVEGGAVLGDRVTVKNAVLVFDGVTTGDDVFLGPNVVFTNDLRPRAHVKKGPEALLPTRVESGATLGAGTVVVCGTTIGAFAFAAAGSVITRSVPAHAFVAGNPAKVRGWVCECGEPLDELFTCACGLKYEQVGEGLARR